In Desulfobacterales bacterium, a single genomic region encodes these proteins:
- the recC gene encoding exodeoxyribonuclease V subunit gamma — protein MPGMSIYTSNRLEILGEALARVIRIPPGSAFTPEVIVVQSKGMQRWISLELARHTGICANCQFPFPNRFLQDISASLLGESPQMDLFTPEIMAFRIMKILPACLSLPGFESLGRYLADDPDGLKLFQLSGKIAGLFDQYQVFRPEMIFQWEKGLEEPLPDHQWQAHLWRELSLNLGGNAAGHRASLQKHLMETIHRFSGDVSLLPERLAIFGISSLPPFYFRAFAALSHLIEVNLFLMNPCREYWADILSEREIRKTKKRYGSEFSEQDLFLEKGNPLLASMGMLGRDFFRLISETDFELVELFDDPPSVNLLSGIQSDIVNLTGPPAEPVSCPATNQTDPSVQIHSCHSPMREIEVLHNQLLDMFEQDPVLLPKDIVVMTPDIQTYAPFIQAVFDAQTEPAHRIPFSIADQSMRSESRIIEAFFAILDLKGSRFSATDLMGLLESPHIRDRFDISESDMPTVERWVRETGIRWGIDQHTRESLGLPGIEENTWKAGLDRMLLGYAMPGQGRRMFGGLLAYDPVEGNDAALLGRLIRFVNTVVERVTAFGRARTPAQWQQCLDDLLGRFFPADDDAMRQIQTIRSVIHDMGSIAGQAGFDREVKFEVIRAYLGHQLERDGFGSGFISGGVTFCAMLPMRSIPFDVICLVGMNIDAFPRDSRPPAFDLMASRPQPGDRSRRNDDRYLFLEAVMSARKVLYISYVGQSIQDNSTIPPCVPVSELLDYIRDSYGILQEKIVTRHRLQAFSPWYFTDGSALFSYSEEDLAAGASLAGAPEDREERAFIEGALPPAPDEYRCMDPAHLARFYANPARLLLKNRLGIFLEEPETVLDEREYFSTEGLNRYQIHQDLYAYRQSAPDLKAFFPLEKASGRLPHAAVGEVAYSQMSLDTDRFAATVNRYTHGKIPRAVEIDLKIDGFHLCGKIDGLYEQRLVCVRFARKKVRDYLSAWIAHLALCSSPQNAFSGTCLVCSDGRVEYSPVKDATDILARLLHLYWTGLTRPLHFFPEASFHYALQMHHGKSSEEALAGARSKWLGSDAWPGEFSNPYTALCFCSADPLDEEFMAFSEAVFTPMLEHWREVKA, from the coding sequence ATGCCCGGCATGAGCATCTATACCAGCAACCGGCTGGAAATTCTCGGAGAAGCGCTTGCCCGCGTTATCCGCATCCCCCCGGGTTCCGCGTTTACACCGGAAGTCATTGTGGTTCAAAGCAAGGGGATGCAGCGGTGGATATCGCTTGAGCTTGCCCGTCATACGGGAATCTGCGCCAACTGCCAGTTTCCGTTTCCCAATCGGTTCCTGCAGGATATCAGCGCAAGCCTGCTGGGGGAATCGCCGCAAATGGATCTGTTTACGCCGGAGATCATGGCGTTCCGGATCATGAAGATTCTGCCGGCCTGTCTGTCACTGCCGGGTTTTGAAAGCCTGGGGCGCTATCTGGCGGATGATCCGGACGGGCTGAAACTGTTTCAGCTGTCCGGGAAAATTGCCGGTCTGTTTGATCAGTATCAGGTATTTCGGCCGGAGATGATATTCCAATGGGAAAAAGGGCTGGAAGAGCCGCTGCCGGATCACCAATGGCAGGCGCATCTGTGGCGGGAGCTGAGCCTGAACCTCGGGGGAAATGCGGCCGGCCATCGCGCATCTCTTCAGAAACATCTGATGGAAACGATCCACCGGTTTTCGGGCGATGTCAGTCTGCTTCCCGAACGGCTCGCCATTTTTGGCATATCCAGTCTGCCGCCGTTTTATTTCCGTGCATTTGCCGCGCTGTCACACCTGATTGAGGTAAACCTGTTTCTGATGAATCCCTGTCGGGAGTACTGGGCCGATATCTTGTCGGAACGTGAAATCCGGAAGACGAAAAAACGCTATGGCAGTGAATTTTCAGAGCAGGATCTGTTTCTGGAAAAAGGAAATCCGCTGCTGGCCTCCATGGGAATGCTGGGGAGAGACTTTTTCCGGCTCATCAGTGAAACCGATTTTGAACTGGTTGAGCTGTTTGATGATCCACCGTCTGTTAACCTGCTCTCGGGCATCCAGTCGGATATCGTGAACCTGACCGGACCGCCGGCCGAACCGGTTTCATGCCCGGCAACGAATCAGACTGATCCATCCGTTCAGATCCATTCCTGCCACAGCCCCATGCGGGAGATCGAGGTGCTGCACAACCAGCTTCTGGATATGTTCGAACAGGACCCGGTGCTTCTTCCCAAAGACATTGTCGTCATGACTCCGGATATCCAGACCTATGCGCCCTTTATCCAGGCCGTGTTCGATGCCCAGACCGAGCCGGCTCACCGGATTCCATTCAGCATTGCCGATCAGAGCATGAGATCCGAAAGCCGTATCATCGAGGCCTTTTTTGCCATACTGGATCTGAAGGGCAGCCGTTTCAGCGCGACCGACCTGATGGGCCTTCTGGAATCACCGCACATCCGCGACCGGTTCGACATATCCGAGTCCGATATGCCGACGGTTGAACGATGGGTTCGGGAAACCGGCATCCGGTGGGGCATCGATCAGCACACCCGGGAGAGTCTGGGGCTGCCCGGTATTGAAGAAAATACGTGGAAAGCCGGTCTGGACAGGATGCTGCTGGGCTATGCCATGCCGGGTCAGGGCCGGCGGATGTTTGGCGGTCTGCTGGCCTATGATCCGGTTGAAGGAAATGATGCCGCGCTGCTGGGCAGGCTGATCCGGTTTGTAAATACGGTCGTTGAACGGGTGACCGCGTTCGGCAGGGCCAGAACGCCGGCGCAATGGCAGCAATGCCTGGACGATCTGCTGGGCCGGTTTTTTCCGGCCGATGATGACGCCATGCGGCAGATTCAGACGATCCGTTCTGTCATTCATGACATGGGAAGCATTGCCGGTCAAGCCGGATTCGACCGGGAGGTCAAATTTGAGGTGATTCGCGCCTATCTCGGGCATCAGCTTGAGCGTGACGGATTCGGATCGGGCTTTATCTCCGGGGGCGTCACGTTCTGCGCCATGCTGCCGATGAGAAGTATCCCGTTTGATGTCATATGCCTGGTTGGAATGAACATTGATGCGTTTCCGCGGGACAGCCGGCCCCCGGCGTTTGATCTGATGGCCAGCCGGCCTCAACCCGGAGACCGGTCAAGGCGGAATGACGACCGCTACCTTTTTCTCGAGGCCGTGATGTCAGCCAGAAAAGTGCTGTATATCAGCTATGTCGGGCAGAGCATCCAGGATAATTCAACGATCCCCCCCTGCGTGCCGGTCAGCGAACTGCTGGATTACATTCGGGACAGTTACGGCATTTTGCAGGAAAAAATCGTGACGCGCCACAGACTTCAGGCGTTTTCCCCCTGGTATTTCACAGACGGATCAGCGCTGTTCAGCTACTCGGAAGAAGATCTTGCCGCCGGCGCCAGTCTTGCCGGAGCTCCCGAGGACAGGGAAGAGAGGGCGTTTATTGAAGGCGCCCTGCCGCCGGCTCCGGATGAATACCGATGCATGGATCCGGCTCATCTGGCCCGCTTTTATGCCAATCCGGCGCGACTTCTGCTCAAAAACCGCCTGGGTATTTTTCTGGAAGAACCCGAAACCGTACTGGATGAACGGGAGTATTTTTCCACGGAGGGGCTGAACCGGTATCAGATTCATCAGGATTTGTATGCATACCGCCAGTCAGCCCCGGATCTGAAGGCGTTTTTCCCGCTGGAAAAGGCCTCCGGCCGGTTGCCTCATGCTGCGGTGGGCGAGGTGGCCTACAGCCAAATGAGTCTGGATACCGACCGGTTCGCAGCTACCGTTAACCGGTATACACACGGAAAAATTCCGCGGGCCGTTGAAATCGATCTTAAAATCGACGGGTTTCACCTGTGCGGAAAAATCGACGGTCTCTATGAACAGCGTCTGGTTTGTGTTCGTTTTGCCCGTAAAAAGGTGCGCGATTACCTGAGCGCCTGGATTGCGCATCTGGCGCTCTGCAGCAGCCCGCAAAACGCGTTTTCCGGCACCTGCCTGGTATGCAGCGACGGGAGGGTCGAATACAGCCCGGTAAAAGACGCGACGGATATCCTCGCCAGACTGCTTCACCTGTATTGGACCGGATTGACCCGACCCCTTCATTTTTTCCCGGAGGCATCGTTTCACTATGCCCTTCAGATGCATCATGGCAAATCGAGTGAAGAGGCGCTGGCCGGTGCGAGAAGTAAATGGCTGGGGTCAGATGCCTGGCCGGGTGAATTTTCCAACCCGTATACCGCGCTGTGCTTTTGCAGCGCTGATCCGCTGGATGAGGAATTCATGGCGTTTTCCGAAGCGGTGTTTACGCCCATGCTTGAGCATTGGCGGGAGGTAAAGGCCTGA
- the recB gene encoding exodeoxyribonuclease V subunit beta, translating to MEQFDLIHSRLSGVNLIEASAGTGKTYTIAGLFLRLVIEQGFSVDQILVVTFTRAATDELKGRIRSRLIEAKEAFLRGGSRDGLIGALADGCHDPSVGLERIHDALVDFDRAQIFTIHGFCQRLLQEHAFETAGLFDTELVTDQSRLLQTVADDYWRKSMYTAPVEFVSFCMGQSGSGPGVFLSLLGRLKSPSVRIIPGMNVPSSEGFGFEHLDEFRNLIRRLRSRWRVSRDEVAELLKSPSLNGTVYGGVTPKKGTTDPPKRLATVAAMLEDMDRFADDKHIGFPLFDKFERFTADKLQSSVKKGQPTPDHDLFCLCDEIWKKADLLTAEMREALLMAKRRFIDFAWKELARQKRQSNIVFFDDLLTLVKQALIAGGSSRLISAVRDRYAVALVDEFQDTDPVQYDIFNTFFSAENSTLFMIGDPKQAIYSFRGADIFSYMDAADHAGKQYTLRENWRSHPRLIQAVNTVFSGTRHPFVFSQIGFDPAISGKPEAFETDQLAPDASGAPLTLWYLSSELYAKEGKPVNKTDAEPVIARAVADEICRLIHQPGTARVRAGDIAVLVRTNRQAAMIRDCVAEQNIPSVVTGTENVFDSHEADEMQRILLSLSEPADLDRLRAALAADMLGISGNRIDAVQDDFLWWEQKVADFRAYRNLWAGHGFIRMFRLFMARENVKSRLLGFIDGERRLTNVLHLSEILHQQSVERHLGIKGLLKWLAVQKDPSAARTDAFQLRLERDEFAVKIVTIHKSKGLEYPVVFCPFSWHGSEVTGSDILFHDMDESRQLTCDLGSEDQEIHRKAAQNELLAENLRLLYVALTRARTRCYLVWGRINKAQTSALAYLFHADEKIDPDNIPGAMKTLFSSKTDMDLMVDLKRLAAASDGSIDIQPLPQTACEAHGRIQTVEDRLFCRKFAGHIDTSWKISSFSALVSGMFSGRPALEIELPDRDDSPVVSGSLDSDSGRITDLTDIFSFPKGARAGLFFHDIFEHLDFAAENPDKMTDLVTCKLREYGFESIWADTVCRMVEQVLSVPLAAGRNDFVLSAVRNADRLNEMEFYFPILPVSPRGLSQIFARYGKDPAGDAFAGQIGKLTFSPARGFMKGFMDMVFRFDGRFYLLDWKSNVLGTDIADYDTPRLSIAMSSHGYILQYCLYTLALHQYFQNRIPGFRYESDFGGVFYVFIRGVDSRKGPDFGIYHEVPPAGLIEDLGKAMIPGFRMESIPIPAKKNQASP from the coding sequence ATGGAACAGTTTGACCTGATTCACAGCCGCCTGAGCGGTGTCAACCTGATTGAGGCCAGCGCCGGTACCGGAAAAACGTATACGATCGCAGGTCTCTTTCTGCGTCTGGTCATCGAGCAGGGTTTTTCCGTGGATCAGATTCTCGTGGTCACCTTTACCCGGGCAGCCACCGATGAGCTGAAAGGCAGAATCCGCAGCCGGCTCATCGAAGCAAAGGAAGCGTTCCTGAGGGGCGGCAGCCGGGACGGTTTGATCGGAGCCCTGGCGGATGGCTGCCATGATCCTTCGGTCGGCCTTGAACGGATACACGATGCGCTGGTTGATTTTGACCGGGCGCAGATTTTTACCATCCACGGATTTTGCCAGAGACTGCTTCAGGAACATGCGTTTGAAACCGCCGGCCTTTTTGATACGGAGCTGGTCACCGACCAGAGCCGGTTGCTGCAGACCGTTGCGGACGATTACTGGCGAAAGAGCATGTATACGGCTCCGGTTGAATTCGTCAGTTTCTGTATGGGGCAGAGCGGCAGCGGTCCCGGCGTTTTTCTGTCGCTGCTCGGCCGGTTGAAGAGCCCGTCTGTCCGGATCATTCCCGGGATGAACGTCCCGTCATCTGAAGGATTCGGGTTCGAGCATCTGGACGAATTCCGGAACCTGATCCGCAGGCTTCGGAGCCGGTGGCGGGTGTCGCGCGATGAGGTAGCGGAGCTGTTAAAGAGCCCCTCTCTGAACGGCACGGTCTACGGGGGGGTAACACCGAAAAAGGGAACGACCGATCCTCCGAAACGCCTGGCGACCGTGGCGGCGATGCTCGAGGACATGGACCGGTTTGCAGATGACAAGCATATCGGGTTTCCCCTGTTTGACAAGTTTGAACGGTTTACGGCAGACAAACTTCAGAGCAGTGTTAAAAAGGGCCAGCCGACACCTGATCATGATTTGTTTTGCCTTTGTGACGAAATCTGGAAAAAAGCGGATCTGTTGACGGCTGAAATGCGTGAAGCCCTGCTGATGGCAAAGCGCCGGTTTATTGATTTTGCCTGGAAGGAACTGGCCCGTCAAAAGAGGCAAAGCAATATCGTATTTTTTGATGACCTGTTGACCCTTGTGAAACAGGCCCTGATTGCCGGCGGAAGCTCCCGGCTCATTTCCGCCGTCCGGGACAGGTATGCGGTGGCCCTGGTCGATGAGTTCCAGGATACCGACCCGGTTCAATATGATATTTTCAATACCTTTTTTTCTGCGGAAAACAGCACCCTGTTTATGATCGGTGATCCCAAGCAGGCCATCTACAGCTTTCGGGGAGCGGACATTTTTTCCTATATGGATGCGGCGGATCATGCCGGAAAGCAGTATACGCTCAGGGAAAACTGGCGCTCTCACCCGCGTCTGATCCAGGCGGTCAACACGGTATTCTCCGGCACCCGGCATCCGTTTGTATTCAGTCAAATCGGTTTTGATCCGGCCATATCCGGCAAGCCGGAAGCATTTGAAACGGATCAATTGGCACCGGATGCGTCCGGGGCGCCGCTGACCCTGTGGTATCTGTCATCAGAACTGTACGCGAAAGAGGGCAAGCCCGTAAACAAAACCGATGCCGAACCCGTTATCGCCCGGGCCGTTGCCGATGAAATCTGCCGGCTGATTCATCAGCCGGGGACAGCCCGTGTCCGTGCCGGTGATATTGCGGTGCTGGTCCGGACCAATCGGCAGGCAGCCATGATCCGGGACTGCGTGGCGGAACAGAACATCCCCTCGGTTGTCACCGGTACGGAAAATGTGTTTGATTCCCATGAAGCTGACGAGATGCAGCGGATACTGCTGAGCCTTTCGGAGCCGGCCGACCTTGACCGGCTCCGGGCGGCCCTGGCTGCCGATATGCTGGGAATCAGCGGAAACCGGATCGATGCCGTTCAGGACGATTTTTTGTGGTGGGAACAGAAAGTGGCGGATTTCAGGGCCTACCGGAATCTGTGGGCCGGGCATGGATTTATCCGGATGTTTCGTCTGTTCATGGCCCGTGAAAATGTAAAAAGCAGACTCCTCGGATTTATCGATGGTGAACGCCGCCTTACCAATGTGCTTCATCTGTCGGAAATTTTACATCAGCAGAGCGTTGAACGTCATCTGGGCATAAAGGGGCTGCTGAAGTGGCTCGCCGTGCAGAAAGATCCGTCCGCTGCCCGCACGGATGCCTTTCAGCTGCGGCTGGAGCGTGACGAATTTGCCGTAAAAATTGTTACCATCCATAAAAGCAAAGGGCTTGAATATCCGGTGGTGTTCTGTCCCTTTTCCTGGCATGGATCAGAGGTCACCGGAAGCGACATCCTGTTTCACGATATGGATGAGAGCCGTCAGCTGACCTGCGATCTGGGATCTGAGGATCAGGAGATCCACCGAAAAGCAGCCCAAAACGAGCTGCTGGCTGAAAACCTGAGGCTGCTCTATGTGGCCCTGACCCGTGCCAGAACCCGGTGCTATCTGGTCTGGGGGCGGATCAACAAGGCCCAGACATCGGCACTGGCCTACCTGTTTCATGCGGACGAGAAAATCGATCCTGACAATATACCCGGCGCCATGAAAACGCTGTTTTCTTCCAAAACCGATATGGATCTGATGGTCGACCTGAAGCGCCTGGCGGCAGCCTCGGACGGAAGCATTGACATCCAGCCGCTGCCCCAGACCGCCTGCGAAGCTCATGGGCGCATTCAAACGGTCGAAGACAGGCTGTTCTGCCGCAAATTTGCCGGTCATATTGACACCAGCTGGAAAATATCGAGTTTTTCCGCTCTGGTTTCCGGCATGTTTTCCGGCAGACCGGCGCTTGAAATCGAGCTGCCGGACCGGGACGATAGCCCGGTTGTATCCGGCAGCCTGGATTCGGATTCCGGACGGATAACGGATCTGACGGATATTTTCTCATTTCCCAAAGGCGCGCGTGCCGGGTTGTTTTTTCATGATATTTTTGAGCATCTTGATTTTGCCGCCGAAAATCCGGATAAAATGACCGATCTGGTCACCTGCAAGCTTCGTGAATACGGGTTTGAATCGATATGGGCCGATACGGTCTGCCGGATGGTGGAACAGGTGCTTTCGGTGCCGCTGGCAGCCGGCCGCAACGATTTTGTCCTCTCAGCGGTCCGGAATGCGGACAGACTCAACGAGATGGAGTTTTACTTTCCCATTCTTCCGGTATCTCCCCGGGGGCTCAGCCAGATCTTTGCCCGTTACGGAAAAGATCCGGCTGGTGATGCGTTTGCCGGCCAGATTGGGAAACTGACGTTCTCACCGGCCCGGGGATTTATGAAAGGCTTTATGGATATGGTGTTCCGCTTCGACGGACGCTTTTATCTGCTGGACTGGAAATCCAATGTGCTGGGCACGGATATCGCCGATTACGACACGCCCCGGCTTTCCATTGCCATGAGCTCACACGGCTATATTCTTCAGTACTGCCTGTATACACTTGCCCTGCATCAGTATTTTCAGAATCGGATCCCCGGATTCCGGTATGAATCGGATTTCGGCGGCGTATTCTATGTGTTTATCCGGGGGGTGGACAGCCGCAAGGGGCCTGATTTCGGAATCTATCACGAGGTTCCGCCGGCCGGACTGATCGAGGACCTGGGAAAGGCGATGATCCCGGGGTTTCGGATGGAATCCATCCCTATCCCGGCAAAGAAAAACCAAGCATCTCCGTAA
- a CDS encoding ABC transporter ATP-binding protein, which translates to MTLISVDHVTYGYSRKPVLKDISLTFKRGEIVSLLGPNGSGKTTFLKILLGLYRPQEGRVLFEGRSVSEIPPKQIARRIAYVPQSHRLAFGYRVMDVVLMGRIPHKPFFFQYSNDDQKAALDALERLSIDHLKDRPYTEVSGGERQMTLIARAIVQGADIFIMDEPVNGLDYGNQIRLLYRITDLARHGYTFIKTTHFPDHALWFSDRVVMLKAGKVIADGDALQMINRINLYNLYNTHIKVIELDDGAHICIPDGLRGQDNHCAPNDSFKMHELV; encoded by the coding sequence ATGACCTTGATTTCAGTCGATCATGTCACATACGGTTATTCCAGAAAACCCGTGCTCAAAGATATTTCGCTCACTTTTAAACGGGGTGAAATTGTCTCACTTCTGGGACCCAACGGCAGCGGCAAAACGACCTTTCTCAAAATACTGCTGGGATTATACCGCCCTCAGGAAGGCCGGGTGTTGTTTGAAGGCCGGTCGGTCTCCGAAATTCCGCCTAAACAGATAGCCAGACGGATTGCCTATGTGCCTCAATCTCATCGTCTTGCATTTGGTTACCGCGTGATGGACGTTGTCCTCATGGGAAGAATCCCTCATAAGCCGTTTTTCTTCCAATATAGCAATGACGACCAGAAGGCAGCGCTTGACGCCCTGGAACGGCTTTCTATCGACCACCTTAAAGATCGGCCCTACACCGAGGTCAGCGGCGGTGAACGCCAAATGACGCTGATTGCCCGCGCTATCGTCCAGGGCGCTGATATTTTTATCATGGATGAACCGGTCAATGGCCTGGATTATGGCAACCAGATCCGTCTGCTGTATCGCATCACGGATCTGGCGCGTCATGGGTATACTTTTATCAAAACCACCCATTTTCCCGACCATGCCCTTTGGTTTTCAGACCGTGTCGTCATGTTGAAGGCCGGAAAGGTGATTGCGGATGGAGACGCTTTACAGATGATCAATCGAATCAATTTGTATAACCTGTATAACACCCATATCAAAGTAATTGAGTTGGATGATGGCGCTCATATCTGTATTCCAGATGGGTTGAGAGGGCAGGATAACCATTGTGCCCCAAATGACAGTTTTAAAATGCATGAACTTGTTTAA
- a CDS encoding iron ABC transporter permease, with product MMISVLFVVLCLTALISLSLGRYPVSVGDILRVMGLMVSDQPVTDEHQYLILKNILIDIRLPRITAAILIGAALSVSGAVFQSMFMNPLVSPGLLGVLAGASFGASVGMIVARSWFVVQLGAFSFGLIAVLAALAISSISRRDQLLMLILGGIISGALFTSLLSVVKYMADPYEQLPAIIYWLMGGLSAIDSVTVLAVCGPVLIGILSLLLLSGYLNVLSMGDEEARSLGVNVRFLRLLFIFLATIISSLTVVMGGVIGWVGLLIPHIARMLVGPDNRILLPASALIGAAYLLIADDIARLLFSIEIPIGILTSLVGIPFFALVVRNARKG from the coding sequence ATGATGATTTCCGTCCTGTTTGTCGTGTTATGCCTGACAGCCCTGATATCGTTGTCGCTTGGACGTTATCCGGTCAGTGTCGGCGACATCCTCCGGGTTATGGGGCTGATGGTATCGGATCAACCGGTCACGGACGAGCATCAATACCTTATCCTGAAAAATATCCTGATTGACATCCGGCTGCCGCGCATCACGGCCGCCATCCTGATCGGTGCGGCGCTTTCGGTTTCCGGTGCGGTCTTTCAGTCCATGTTTATGAACCCTCTGGTTTCTCCGGGACTGCTGGGCGTCCTGGCCGGCGCCTCCTTTGGCGCCTCGGTGGGCATGATCGTCGCCAGGAGCTGGTTTGTGGTTCAACTGGGGGCATTTTCCTTCGGCTTGATCGCCGTGCTTGCTGCCCTGGCAATCTCTTCGATCAGTCGCAGGGATCAGCTTCTGATGTTAATATTAGGCGGCATCATCAGCGGTGCGTTGTTTACTTCCTTACTTTCAGTGGTTAAATACATGGCTGACCCCTACGAACAGTTACCAGCCATAATCTACTGGCTCATGGGCGGACTTTCCGCCATTGACAGCGTGACGGTTCTGGCTGTGTGCGGGCCTGTTTTGATCGGTATTCTGAGCCTGCTGCTGCTTTCCGGTTATCTGAACGTATTGAGCATGGGCGATGAAGAAGCCCGTTCACTAGGGGTCAATGTTCGTTTTCTGCGTCTTTTGTTCATTTTCCTGGCCACCATTATCAGTTCGCTGACGGTGGTTATGGGCGGGGTCATTGGCTGGGTAGGGCTGTTGATTCCGCACATCGCCCGAATGCTCGTTGGCCCGGATAACCGCATCCTGCTGCCGGCATCCGCATTGATTGGTGCCGCCTATCTGCTGATTGCAGATGATATCGCACGGCTGCTGTTCAGTATAGAGATCCCCATCGGAATTTTAACCTCTTTGGTAGGCATCCCCTTTTTCGCCCTTGTCGTTCGTAACGCCAGAAAAGGATGA
- a CDS encoding ABC transporter substrate-binding protein, translating into MLKNRLCYFVVLIIMTVCGPYAAARDIIDMTGRRLTVPDEIRKVYGTSPPSTYMVYAVDPGRVAGLNFPLNQSEQQFLDQRLRKLPLIGGWFGQGRVPNLETLLQVHPDIILDCMWQKSAANEMVERVVKPFQIPVVHVPLDALADYPDVFCFLGQLLNQQERGQMLSRYAQKTLDEIVRVRAAIPEDSRVTVYYAEGADGLSTECHTSLHAQLISLSGGKNVHRCSDEGNYGMQKVSMEQVLKYNPQVIISHEALFFSRLAANPKWKNIRAVRDGRVYRIPKEPFNWFDRPPSFMRLLGVKWLMHTLYPSVYPLNLMAETQSFYKLFLNICLDDAATRALLQP; encoded by the coding sequence ATGTTGAAAAACCGCCTTTGCTATTTTGTTGTGCTCATCATCATGACCGTGTGCGGTCCCTATGCTGCGGCCAGGGACATAATCGACATGACCGGACGGCGGCTGACCGTTCCGGATGAAATCCGAAAGGTGTACGGTACTTCGCCACCATCCACCTACATGGTGTATGCGGTTGATCCCGGACGGGTGGCAGGACTCAATTTTCCATTAAATCAATCGGAGCAGCAATTCCTGGACCAACGTTTGCGGAAACTGCCGTTGATCGGCGGCTGGTTCGGTCAGGGGCGGGTACCCAATCTGGAAACCTTATTGCAGGTCCATCCCGATATTATACTCGATTGTATGTGGCAGAAGTCTGCTGCCAATGAGATGGTCGAACGGGTGGTCAAACCGTTTCAAATTCCGGTGGTGCATGTTCCCCTGGACGCTCTGGCCGATTACCCGGACGTTTTCTGCTTCCTTGGCCAGCTGCTGAACCAACAGGAGCGGGGACAAATGCTCAGCCGATATGCCCAAAAAACCCTTGATGAGATTGTCCGGGTGCGCGCCGCCATTCCGGAGGACAGCCGGGTTACGGTCTATTATGCTGAAGGCGCCGACGGCCTGAGCACCGAATGCCACACCTCGCTTCATGCTCAGCTGATTTCCTTAAGCGGCGGTAAAAACGTACACCGCTGCAGCGATGAGGGCAATTATGGCATGCAGAAGGTATCCATGGAACAGGTTTTGAAATACAACCCTCAGGTTATCATATCTCATGAGGCGCTGTTTTTCAGCCGGCTCGCCGCGAATCCCAAATGGAAAAATATCCGCGCCGTCCGGGATGGCCGCGTTTACAGAATTCCGAAAGAACCGTTCAACTGGTTTGACCGTCCCCCGTCATTCATGCGGCTGTTAGGGGTCAAATGGCTCATGCATACACTCTATCCTTCGGTCTATCCGCTCAATCTCATGGCTGAAACGCAGTCCTTTTACAAGCTCTTTTTAAATATCTGCCTTGATGATGCGGCAACCCGGGCGCTTTTACAGCCATGA